AATCCATTCTTCCCTTGCCAGTTTTCCCGTTACCGTTTACTCTTTTCATGTGACCTCCTTGCTTTCCGTTGTTTTCGTTCAAAAACATGGTAGCAGGTGAGGTCATACCTTCGTTTCAACTAAGTTTAGGACACTTTCCTCGCCATTATTATATTGCTTATGTTTCTTATATCGCAATATTCCACACTATCGCTAATTGTCTTATCGGCGCATGGTACTTAAACTTTAGTTGAATCCACATTATTTCTAACAAACACCAAATTTAATTTAATGCCATTTAATATCAATAAGGTACAATTGGCTAAATTTAATTTAAACTTTTACTTATTTCGCTAAAATGCGGATTCTATTCGTTTTATTTTCGCTTTCAAGCAATGACCTTCTTTGGTGGTTAAAGCCTGCGAGACTTGAATTTAAGCGAAAAGCCTGGGCAGGGTCTCAGACCAGGATTTCATAAGGTCCGGAGTTGTGGTCTGGACAAGTGCTTTGCCATTGACTGTGACTTTCATCCGTTTGAAGGTCACCTGGCCTGCCACGGCGGCGGGGACGCCCTGTGACCTGGCGGCCTCCAGAATTTTAACAGCGTCCGCCGGTGAGCTGGAAATCACGGCCCGTGACTGGGTTTCGGAGAACAGGAAAAGATCGGGCCGCAAATCCGTGTTGAAGGAGACTTCGAAACCAAGCTGCTTGTCCGATCCGATTTTAAAGCAACATTCAGCCAGCGCCACAATAAGCCCTCCGTCGGACACGTCGTGCATGGAATGGACCAGCCGCCCGTCCGCCATTATGAACATCAGTTTTTGCAGCGCGGCCTCTTTTTTTAGATCAACGATTGGCGGCGCGCCCCGTTCCACACCGTGGACGATTGACAGGTATTCCGATCCGCCAATCTCCGCAAGGGTGTCCCCCAGGACAATCACAGTGTCCCCTTCCTGCGTAAAATACTGGCCCACGAGTTTTGTATGGTCTTCCAAAAGACCTACAGCGCCGATGGTGGGGGTGGGATTGACCGACTGGTCCCCCGTCTGGTTATAGAACGAAACGTTGCCGGACACCACCGGGGTGGAAAGGGCGATGCACGCCTCCGACATCCCGCTGATCGCCTGGATGAACTGCCACATCACTTCCGGCCGCTCCGGGCTGCCGAAATTCAGGCAGTCGGTTATGGCCAAAGGTTTGGCGCCGGAGCATGCCACGTTCCTTGTGGCCTCCGCCACCGCCTGCATCCCGCCGGTGCGCGGATCCAGGTAACAATACCTGCTGTTGCAGTCCACGCTCATGGCGACAGCTTTTTGCGTCCCCTTTATCCGTATCACCCCCGCGTCCGATCCGGGCATCTGGATGGTGTTGGTGCGCACCATATGGTCGTACTGGCGATATATCCATTCGCGCGAGCAGAGGTTCGGCGATGAGATCAGGGTGACAAGAGCATAATTGTAATCATGTGGCTCCGGGAAAATCATGGGATCCAGCGATTGGCGCACCGCGAGATCCTCCGGCGGCAGGGCCGGCCTGTGGTACACCGGCGCCTTGTCCGAAAGCGGCGCGGCAGGCATCTCGGCGGCGACGATCCCATTGTCCCTCAATCGCACCATTCCGTCCCCGGTCACCACGCCGACGACCTCTGCGGAAAGCCCCCATTTTTCGAATATGGCGCGGACCTTTTCCTCCACCCCCTGCCTGCACACGAGCAGCATCCGCTCCTGCGATTCGGAGAGCATGATTTCATAAGGGGTCATCCCCTCCTCTCGGCGGGGGACTTTTTCCAGTTCAAGCTCCACCCCGGTGCCTGCGCGCCCGGCCATTTCGAAAGATGACGATGTCATCCCGGCGGCGCCCATGTCCTGTATGCCGACCACGTAATCGGTCTTGAAAAGCTCCAGACAAGCTTCCAGCAGGAGTTTTTCGGTGAAAGGATCGCCCACCTGCACCGTCGGGCGGCGCTCTTCGCCCCCCTCGCCGAATTCCTCGCTGGCCATGGTGGCGCCGTGGATGCCGTCCCGCCCGGTCTTGGAGCCGACGTACATCACAGGGTTGCCCACTCCCGAGGCGTTGCCCAGGAATATCCTGTCCTTTTTCACAAGGCCGAGGTTGAAAGCGTTCACAAGGCAGTTGCCATTGTAGCTGGGATGGAATGAAAGCTCCCCGCCGATGGTGGGAACCCCCATGCAATTGCCATATCCGGCGATCCCGGCCACAACGCCGTCGAGCAGATATTTTGTGCGCGGATGGGTAAGATCGCCAAACCTCAAAGAGTCCAGGCAGGCCAATGGCCGGGCGCCCATTGTGAAAATGTCCCGCAATATCCCCCCCACGCCGGTGGCTGCGCCTTGGTATGGCTCTATGTAAGAAGGATGGTTGTGGGACTCCATTTTGAAAACCACAGCCAGCCCATCGCCGATGTCCACCACGCCGGCGTTCTCCCCCGGCCCCTGAATCACCTGCGGCCCGGTGGTGGGAAACTTGCGCAGATGGGCGCGGGAGCTTTTATAGGAGCAGTGCTCGCTCCACATGGCGGACAGAATGCCAAGCTCCACCATGGTAGGTTCACGGCCGAGGATTTTCACCGCCTCGCCATACTCTTCCATGGACAGGCCATGCTGGGTGATAACGTCTTCTGTGATCATGCGAACATTATAGACATTTGATTGTGGATGGCAACGGAATGTGATTTGGCGGTTAAAGAGCGCCTGGGCACATGTGCGGCATGATGGTTGTCTCCGCTGCTCGGATTCACCCAAATTGACTTTTCACGGCTGGTGTTATAGCTTGCCGCCTTGATGATGAAACACCGGAACATCCATGACAGGTCTATTGATTAACCTTTTCCCGCCAGCAATATGAAGCCTTTTCCGAAAAAAATATTCACAATCTGTGGCGTGGCGCTATGGCTTGCCGCAACGGGTATTTTGGTGTGCTCCGGAATAGAGCCGGACAAGGCTGCGTCGTTTGCCGCGGGGGGCGGCACGGAAAAATGGGACCAGTTCTGGAAGCAGGGTTTTGCGGCGGCTAAAATCGAAAAACCGGGTGATGAACTTCCAACAGTCCTCCCCGGCCCGATGGACGCTTGGGGGGGCGGGAAAGAGCATGGAATTGGCGTCGCCATTCAAGCCGCTCCGGGCAAATATGATCTGGTGGCCACGTTTCACGAGACTCACGATAAATTTCCGCCATCGCTGACCGCGTTTCTCAACAATACGCAAATATGGCAGGGCAAACTTCCGGCCGGGGGCGGGCGGCCAGGCCCCTATTCCGGGATTATCGAAAAAGCTACGGTGCGCATCCCGGTCACAATCGGCGCGGGACAAAACAACGTCGAAATAAGGAACACTTCCGGATCGTGGGCAGCCCCGGCGGAGGTGTACCTATCCAAAGGGCGCCAAATAAACCTGGACAAGCTTGCGTACCGGCTGTTTTCCGGCCCAACGCTTTTACTGTCTGTGGCGGCGGCCGCTTTTGCCGGGCTGATTGTTTTCCGTATGGCGTCCGGCGGCCTTGCGGCTGCCACGGCGGAGGCGGGCCTTGTGGCCGTGTCGTTGCTTGCCACGGCGGTATGCATAGAGTTTGGCTACAGGCTGTACCTTAAAAACAGAAGTGAGTTAAAACCTGGCCAGGCGATAAACGCGGCGGCGGAAAAGGGGCATAACTATTCGCTGATGGAAATGCTGCTCCCCACCGGCGATTTCGACCTGCCATATCTGCTCAAACCCGGCCTGGACGGATTTTTTTATGGCAAGCATGTGCGGACGAACTCATACGGATTCCGCGGGCCGGACATTGCGCCCCAGAAACCTGCCAACACGTTGCGTATTGTGGGGCTGGGCGACTCCGTGCTTTTCGGATGGGGCATTGATTACGAGCAGACCACTCTTGCGCGGCTTGCGGAACTGCTGCAAAGCAAGGTGAACAAGCAAACACAGGTGATCAACACGGCTGTCCCCGGATATAACACCGCCGTGGAGGCGGCTGTATATGAGAAGGCCGCGCGCGGATTCTCGCCGGACATCGTTGTGCTGCTTTTCGTGGAGAACGATTTTTATTATCCCCACATCATGGCCGAGCCTGCGACCTTTTTCAGGCTGGACAAAAGCTATATGGCCTCCGCGTTGGCAGGTTATTTCGGATCAAGGTGGGGGGCCGCCGGCGGTCAGAATGAAAACTGGGTCACGTCGGCGGAGTTCGAGGAAAAGAAAGACAAGCCCGGCGGCGGGGACAGGATGATATCGGCCATCAACAAAGGATATGAGGCCACCACCGGCAAGAAAGCGGTGGAAAGCCTTATCAGACGGCTGGGCGCAAGGATAAAGGAGGACGGCGCGATCGGTGTGTTCGCATGGCCTCCTTTCAACGTGTATCCCAGCCAGCCGAAATACGATTACCCCACCCTGGATGAACGTGGATATTTTGAGAACGTGGCAAAAGAGGCCGGATTCCTGGTTCCACCCATGCACGACATGTTTCTGGAGTATGTGGCCAGCCACAAGGCGTATTGCCAGGGGGACATCCTGTGGCTCAACGAGAATGACAGCCATCCAAAACCGGACGCGCACCAGATGATCGCCCAGGCCATCTTCAATGCGCTTGTGGAGAGCGAGGCGTTGTCAAAACTCGCCACGAAATGACAGCAATGGCGGGAAAGGTTTACCGCAGCATCGTTGCACCCATGAGCGCGATCACAAGGTAAATTATTTTCTGGGCGGTGTTGCGGTCCAATTTCCTTGCCGCCGCCGCGCCAAAAAGGGAGCCGGCCGCCAGGAAGGGGGCGCACACGGCAAAATTGCCGAACGTATGGCCGGTGTCCAGCCCCGCCGCCAGGTAAAAGGCGATGATTATGGTGTTGCTGGCGAGAAAATAGGAGACGAGCGCGGCTTTCTTTTCTTCCACCTCCCACAGTTGCGACGACACGAACACAACGGAAACCGGGCCGTTCATCCCGAAGGCTCCGCCTAATATTCCGGAGAAAAGGCCGAACACGTATGAAAGCTTCGGCCAGATACGAAAATACCTCCCGGCGGCGATGAGTGAATAGATCGAATAGCAGACGAGCAGGGAGCCAATGGCTTTTTTCAGAATGGAAGGGTCCCACGTTTTCAGGAAGTAAACACCGATGGGTATCCCCAGCGCTCCGCCAACTATCAGCGGAGCCGATTTTTTTGAAATCGTACCGGTTGCGCCAATACGCTGCGAGGGTGATGTTTATCAGGATGCCGTTGATAAGGGACAAGGGGACGGCCGTTTTTACGTCCATCATCAATGTGAAAAGAGGGATGGCGATGAGCGCCTGGCCTAACCCGGCGGCCCCCTGCGTGGCGGCGGAGGCGAAAGCTATGAGGGCGAGAGCGGCGATGTTTTCCAAAAGCTTTTTCTCCATGCGCGCATGTCTGGCGGCGCCCGCCCTGCGCTATTGCTGTTATACTAACCTGAAAACACCGGTCACATATGAACAGCATAAGCTCCGCCGGGATAGCCGGCATACTCAGTTTCGTCCTCCCCGGCGCCGGGCAGATATACAACGGCAAGTTCCTGCGCGCCATATTCTGGTTCATCGTCACACCGGGGCTGTGGATCGGCAGCGGAGGGACGCTGGGCTGGATATGCCATGTAATAGCGGCCTACACGGCGTACAATTACGCCAAGTGCTTTGAGGAGGCCGCCCCAGGCCAGGACTGAATGTCAATTGTCATGTTCAAAACAAACATCCAGCCTAGAAACTAGGCTTCTACTATTATTCTTGCTGTCTATTTGGGCGGCCTGAAAATATCTCCCCATTAAATCCTTTGTAATTTCAAGCCATAGCGAAGGGTACGCCTTTTGCTTTTTGAGCATTCCTATAAAAGCGCATCAAGCGGCGGACAGACGATCCGGCTATGCGCTGATGGTGATGGAGGTTTGGGCGAATAAAGTTATGTGGAGGAGACCGATGAAACGGGCAATGTTTTTACTGCTAGGTATTTTCTTATTTACGTCGTTCCCCGTTCTGGCGGAAGAGGCGGCCTCTCCGCAAGCTTCGCAAGCGGCCCCGGCCGCCGACCAGCCTGCGGCGGCCCCGGCGCCCGCGCCAGAAGCCGCCCCGGCAGCTGAGGCCGCGCCGCCTCCGCCACCTGCCATCAACAGCGGCTCGGTGGCGTGGCTTATCACGGCCACGGCCATGGTGATGCTGATGACCCTGCCGGGACTTGCTCTTTTTTACGGCGGGCTTAGCAGATCTAAAAACGTTCTTTCGACGATCATGTACTCTTTTGCGAGCATCGCCATAGTCAGCGTGGTGTGGGTGCTTTGGGGCTACTCGCTTGCCTTCGGGCCGGACGTGGGGGGTGTGATCGGCGGACTGGACAACCTGTTGCTCAACGGCATCGCCCTTCCCGGCGACACCGGCCCGGCCAACGCCGTGATGAAGCTGGAGATACAGGACCTTCTGTTCGTCATCTTCCAGGGGGCGTTCGCGGTGATCACCGTGGCCCTTATATCCGGAGCATACGCGGAGCGCGTGCGCTTCGGCTCGTTCGTCCTTTTCTCCATACTGTGGGTCACGCTGATATACGCTCCGCTGGCCCACTGGGTGTGGGGCGGCGGCTGGCTGTTCAAGCTTGGCGCGCTGGACTTCGCCGGCGGGACGGTGGTGCACATAGCATCCGGTATGTCCGGCCTGGCGGCGGCGCTTTTTCTTGGAAAACGCAAAGGGTACGGCACGGAGAAGATCATGCCGCACAACGTCCCCTTCGTGGTGCTCGGCGCGGGCCTGCTGTGGTTCGGCTGGTTCGGGTTCAACGCCGGGTCGGCGGTTGCGGCCAATAACATAGCGGTGAGCGCTTTCGTGGCCACGCACACGGCGGCGGCGGCGGCGGCCCTCGGCTGGACGTTCACAGAGTGGCTCCACGGCGGCAGCCCCACAACGGTGGGCATGTCCTCCGGCGCGGTGGCGGGGCTTGTGGCCATCACCCCGGCGGCGGGGTTTGTGACCCCCGGCGCCTCGATCATCATCGGGGGCATTGCGGGGATGATCTGCTACTTCGCGGTGATGTACAAGCACAGGTTGGGATATGACGACGCGCTGGACGCTTTCGGCATCCACGGCGTGGGCGGCACATGGGGCGCCATCGCCACAGGCATATTCGCCTCCACTGCCATCACCGGCGCCACCGGCGCAAAGGGATTGCTGGAAGGGAACGCCGGGCAGGTGGTCACCCAGTTGATCGCGGTGGCGGCCACGATGGTGTTCTGCTTCGTGGGGACGTTCGTGATCATGTTCATCGTCAACGCGATCACCAAGTTCCGCCCGGAGACGGAGAACGAGATCATGGGGCTCGACCTTACAGAGCACAGCGAAAGCGCTTACAACTGACTTTAGTCCCTATTCAAGCGCCGGGTTCGCGTTAACTTGCGGGCCCGGCGCCCCTCCTTTTAGTCTGATTTCGAGGTCTCCGCCGGGAAACGCCGCAAGGCGTAGTTTGGCGGAAAACCTCCCTGGGCGCCGGGGATGGAAACATCCCCGGTGTTTTTTATTTGTTTTGGATGTGATCCGATTGACAGGGCGATATGGCGGAGCTATCCTTGCGGCATCTTTATAAAAGCAACGCCTGGCGGGAGACATATCCATGAGCAAAATCACCTCTGCGGCCGGTCTGGTCTTCATGCTATTCGCGGCATCGTGCGGCGGCGGGTCTTCGTCTTCAACGTACACTGCGGCGGCGTCTTCCGTATCCATATACAATTCTCTGCCGGGGACATGGGACGTGCGGCTGTACGGCCCGGTCACATCATGCTCCACCCTCGACCTTGGCTCCTTCGCCGGTGACGGGGAACGCACTCAACGGATATTCTCCACTCATGAAGACGGGGAGATAAAATACGTGACAATCGCCCTGGCCGATCCGGCCGACACCGCAAGCCCTTTGGAATATACCGTCACCTCGGACGGCGACCCTTTAAGGATGGAAAGGTCCTATGAAGAGCAGGGCGCCACCTGCGTGTGGACCCTCATGCGGTCATACGAACTGACCCTCACCGCTGACGGACGGCTGACCGGATATCAGAACACCGACATCACATCGGCCTCGTCCGCGTGCGAGCAGTGCTATTACACGCTGGAGGTGGAGATGACCCCGGCAGGGTGAAAGCGACGGTGCTTGATTTGGATGGATGGTTTGGACCGTCGAGCTTTCTGACGATTGATTGACCGATAAGGCCGCAAAGTTATTTGGTGCCGAAGGGGGGACTCGAACCCCCACATCCGTTAAGACACATGAACCTGAATCATGCGCGTCTGCCAGTTCCGCCACTTCGGCTTTCCTTTGCGGACGGGTCATCAAAACCCGGAAAAAAACATTATAACCACATGCCCATCCAAACGCAATTCGTTCCGGGCCTTTAATAGGGTATAATCTCCAATCCGCCGGAAAACGGCGGGAGGTGGTATTGGTGGACATGGTTTTGGATGCATAGCTTAAACAATGGCGTATAACATAAAGCTGGACGTTTTCGAGGGGCCGCTGGACCTCCTTTTGCACCTTATAAAGGAGAACCAGGTTGACATTTACGACATCCCCATCGCCTCGATCACAGAGCAGTATCTTGAATACATCGAGATTATGAAGTCTCTCAACCTGGAGCTGGCCGGGGAGTTCCTCGTGATGGCGGCCACGCTCACCTATATAAAATCGAAAATGCTCCTCCCCAAACAGGAGATCCCGGAGGGGATGGAGGAAGGGGAGGAAGGGCAGGATCCGCGGGACGAACTTGTCGCCAGGCTGATCGAGTACAAAAAGTACAAGGAAGCGGCGCTGCGGCTGCGGGAGAAGGAGATAGACCAGTCACAGGTGTTCGGCAGGATCCCATCGCAGGACGAGATGCCAAGCGAAGGGGAACTTCTGCTGGAAGTGAGCGTGTTCGAGCTTTTGAATTCCTTCCGAAAGATACTGGGAAAACTCGGCGAGGGGGACAAATACACGGTCACCCTCGAGGAGATGTCCGTCACCGACAAGCTAAACGAGATCATGGGGCGGCTGGAAACGGCCGACAGCATGACGTTTGACAGCCTGTTTGAGACCAGCCGCACCCGGATGGAGGTGATTGCCACGTTCCTTGCGGTCCTGGAGCTTTTGCGGCTGAAGCTGGCCCGCGCTCTGCAGATCCGGGTGGGCGGGGAGATAATGCTATACAAAGCGGCCGAAGAGGCCGGCGAGGCGAGGAACATGGAAGAGGACCTGGCGCCCCGGGAAGAATCCCCCGTTTCACCCGATCCCGCGGAGGAGACCGCCGCCAATGAAAACGAAAACGCGATGGAGAACGGATAAGTGGACCGCGAACAACTCAAG
This genomic interval from Nitrospinota bacterium contains the following:
- the purL gene encoding phosphoribosylformylglycinamidine synthase subunit PurL — encoded protein: MITEDVITQHGLSMEEYGEAVKILGREPTMVELGILSAMWSEHCSYKSSRAHLRKFPTTGPQVIQGPGENAGVVDIGDGLAVVFKMESHNHPSYIEPYQGAATGVGGILRDIFTMGARPLACLDSLRFGDLTHPRTKYLLDGVVAGIAGYGNCMGVPTIGGELSFHPSYNGNCLVNAFNLGLVKKDRIFLGNASGVGNPVMYVGSKTGRDGIHGATMASEEFGEGGEERRPTVQVGDPFTEKLLLEACLELFKTDYVVGIQDMGAAGMTSSSFEMAGRAGTGVELELEKVPRREEGMTPYEIMLSESQERMLLVCRQGVEEKVRAIFEKWGLSAEVVGVVTGDGMVRLRDNGIVAAEMPAAPLSDKAPVYHRPALPPEDLAVRQSLDPMIFPEPHDYNYALVTLISSPNLCSREWIYRQYDHMVRTNTIQMPGSDAGVIRIKGTQKAVAMSVDCNSRYCYLDPRTGGMQAVAEATRNVACSGAKPLAITDCLNFGSPERPEVMWQFIQAISGMSEACIALSTPVVSGNVSFYNQTGDQSVNPTPTIGAVGLLEDHTKLVGQYFTQEGDTVIVLGDTLAEIGGSEYLSIVHGVERGAPPIVDLKKEAALQKLMFIMADGRLVHSMHDVSDGGLIVALAECCFKIGSDKQLGFEVSFNTDLRPDLFLFSETQSRAVISSSPADAVKILEAARSQGVPAAVAGQVTFKRMKVTVNGKALVQTTTPDLMKSWSETLPRLFA
- a CDS encoding SGNH/GDSL hydrolase family protein, whose protein sequence is MKPFPKKIFTICGVALWLAATGILVCSGIEPDKAASFAAGGGTEKWDQFWKQGFAAAKIEKPGDELPTVLPGPMDAWGGGKEHGIGVAIQAAPGKYDLVATFHETHDKFPPSLTAFLNNTQIWQGKLPAGGGRPGPYSGIIEKATVRIPVTIGAGQNNVEIRNTSGSWAAPAEVYLSKGRQINLDKLAYRLFSGPTLLLSVAAAAFAGLIVFRMASGGLAAATAEAGLVAVSLLATAVCIEFGYRLYLKNRSELKPGQAINAAAEKGHNYSLMEMLLPTGDFDLPYLLKPGLDGFFYGKHVRTNSYGFRGPDIAPQKPANTLRIVGLGDSVLFGWGIDYEQTTLARLAELLQSKVNKQTQVINTAVPGYNTAVEAAVYEKAARGFSPDIVVLLFVENDFYYPHIMAEPATFFRLDKSYMASALAGYFGSRWGAAGGQNENWVTSAEFEEKKDKPGGGDRMISAINKGYEATTGKKAVESLIRRLGARIKEDGAIGVFAWPPFNVYPSQPKYDYPTLDERGYFENVAKEAGFLVPPMHDMFLEYVASHKAYCQGDILWLNENDSHPKPDAHQMIAQAIFNALVESEALSKLATK
- a CDS encoding sulfite exporter TauE/SafE family protein; this encodes MGATGTISKKSAPLIVGGALGIPIGVYFLKTWDPSILKKAIGSLLVCYSIYSLIAAGRYFRIWPKLSYVFGLFSGILGGAFGMNGPVSVVFVSSQLWEVEEKKAALVSYFLASNTIIIAFYLAAGLDTGHTFGNFAVCAPFLAAGSLFGAAAARKLDRNTAQKIIYLVIALMGATMLR
- a CDS encoding ammonium transporter, which encodes MKRAMFLLLGIFLFTSFPVLAEEAASPQASQAAPAADQPAAAPAPAPEAAPAAEAAPPPPPAINSGSVAWLITATAMVMLMTLPGLALFYGGLSRSKNVLSTIMYSFASIAIVSVVWVLWGYSLAFGPDVGGVIGGLDNLLLNGIALPGDTGPANAVMKLEIQDLLFVIFQGAFAVITVALISGAYAERVRFGSFVLFSILWVTLIYAPLAHWVWGGGWLFKLGALDFAGGTVVHIASGMSGLAAALFLGKRKGYGTEKIMPHNVPFVVLGAGLLWFGWFGFNAGSAVAANNIAVSAFVATHTAAAAAALGWTFTEWLHGGSPTTVGMSSGAVAGLVAITPAAGFVTPGASIIIGGIAGMICYFAVMYKHRLGYDDALDAFGIHGVGGTWGAIATGIFASTAITGATGAKGLLEGNAGQVVTQLIAVAATMVFCFVGTFVIMFIVNAITKFRPETENEIMGLDLTEHSESAYN
- a CDS encoding segregation/condensation protein A, whose translation is MAYNIKLDVFEGPLDLLLHLIKENQVDIYDIPIASITEQYLEYIEIMKSLNLELAGEFLVMAATLTYIKSKMLLPKQEIPEGMEEGEEGQDPRDELVARLIEYKKYKEAALRLREKEIDQSQVFGRIPSQDEMPSEGELLLEVSVFELLNSFRKILGKLGEGDKYTVTLEEMSVTDKLNEIMGRLETADSMTFDSLFETSRTRMEVIATFLAVLELLRLKLARALQIRVGGEIMLYKAAEEAGEARNMEEDLAPREESPVSPDPAEETAANENENAMENG